CATCTTGCTGATTTGATTTTCTATGTAATGGACTATAATCATGTCCAATCCGAATTGAATTTTATGTTTACTAAAGAGTTAACAGAGGCTGGCAAAGAGGTTTATCTTGTTATTAACCAAGTGGACAAGCATTCCAATCAGGAACTTTCCTTTGCGGAGTTTAAAACAAGCGTGGTTCAATCGTTCTTATCGTGGGGAGTAAAGCCAGCTGATATTTTTTATACCTCTTTAAAACAGGATGACCATGAATATAATCAATTTCCTGTGCTGCAGGCGTTTTTAGCAGAGCGGTTAAAGGAGAAAGATAACTTACTCCTTCAATCTATTTTTCATTCCCTGCAGAAAATTATCAAAGACCATGTGGATTTAACAAACAAAAAGAATGAACAAGAGCTTCAGCCGTTCAAGGATATCCTAAATGAACTATCGGCTAAGGATCAGGAGGAGTTAGCGGATAACTACAGCAGGCTGATGGAAGAAAAAAACTCTTTAGGCGAAAGGCTCGAAAAGGCTGAAAGTGAATTTGATTCTGAAGTCAATAAAATCATGACAAACGCCTATTTAATGCCATTTCAAACCAGGGCGCTCGCGGAAGCCTACCTTGAATCATGTCAGAGCGGGTTTAAGGTTGGCTGGCTGTTTACCAAACAAAAAACCCTTGCTGAAAGAGAAACGAGATTGAATCTTTTTTACCAGGGTATACTCGAAAAAACAAAATCACAGTTAGAGTGGCATCTTCGTGATTTTCTATTGCGGTTTTTAAAGGAAAAGCGGATTGAAAATAAAGAACTGCTTGCCAAAATCCAGAGCTTTACTGTTGGTTTTTCAAGCGACTTATTAGCAGCTGCGGTAAAACCGGGGGCGCGCGTATCAGACGATTCAGTTATAAATTACACTGATGGTGTGGCAAATGAAATTAAACGTTTGGCTAAAAGCGGTTTAGCTGAGCTAGAAATTGAAATACTGAATGCTTTACAGGACCAAAATACCGCTCTCCAAGTAAAACTAAACCAGAGATCCGAAAGCTTAAGGCGGTATATTAACGCACTTGAGCAGGTGAAAAAATATGAATCAGCCAAGAGTCTTGAGCAAACGAAGCTCGAAAGGCTGCTTAGCGAGGCAAAAGGGTTAGCGGATGACTGTGTTCATTTATTTCATCCGGAAGAAGAGGATTTCGAGGTGGTATATGGGGAAACCGGGCGTGTAGAACATGTGCAGAAAAAACCAAATCTCCCGGTGATCAAGCCAATTCTAAAAGAAAAAAGGGCATTACCTGCTGAAGCATCAGATCGAATGAAACATACTGCTAAAAAATTAAAAAAGACGGCACAGCTTGTTCATCACTTACCAGGCTTTGCGAAGCTTGCAGCTGAACTGGAAGAAAAAGCCGCTAGATTAGAACACAAGGGGTTCACCGTTGCTTTATTTGGGGCATTCAGCGCCGGTAAATCCTCTTTTGCGAATGCGCTAATCGGAGAGAAAGTGTTACCTGTTTCACCTAATCCAACGACAGCAGCAATAAACAAAATAAAGCCGATTAATGAGTCGTATCAGCATGGGACTGTTCTCGTTAAGCTTAAAGAAGAAGGTGCGATGCTTGAAGATGTAAATCGTGCCTTAAAAATGTTTGATGTTCATGCTGAGAGCTTAGCTGATGCAAAGTCAATAATAGAAGAAATCAATGTACATTTAGACCAGCAGGGTGCAGCCGAAAAGACAAATTATGCTTTTTTACAGGCATTTACATATGGGTATGCTGCTTTATGCGAACAGCTAGGTACAATACTCCAAACCACGATCACTGAATTTGGCGATTACGTAGCAATGGAAGAGAAGTCCTGCTTTGTTGAATGGATTGATCTTTATTATGATTGTCCGTTGACCCGTAAGGGAATTACTCTAGTCGATACCCCGGGGGCGGATTCAATTAATGCCCGTCACACAGGAGTAGCGTTTGACTTTATAAAAAACTCGGATGCGATTTTGTTTGTAACTTACTATAATCATGCATTTTCCAAAGCAGACCGGGAGTTTTTAATTCAGCTGGGACGTGTAAAGGATGCATTTCAACTAGATAAAATGTTCTTTATTATAAATGCCATTGATTTGGCTGATAACGAGGAAGAAAAGGAAATCGTTGTTGAATATGTCCACGAGCAGCTTATAAAATATGGAGTTAGAAATCCCCATTTATATCCATTATCAAGCTTAAAGGCACTTAAAGAGAAGCAAGAAAAGATAACTCTTCCCGTTTCAGGAATGCCTGCTTTTGAGGAAGATTTTTATCACTTTATTACCAATGATTTGGCTAACCTGGCGGTCGCAGCATCGGAGAATGAACTGAGCCGTGTTTGCCGTTTAGTAACAAAGCTCATTGAAAGTACCAAGGAAGATGCTGCTGTTAAACAGCAAAAGCGGGTAAATATTGAGGCCGAGAAAACGGGCATACACGCATATCTTGAGCAGCAGACAGCCCAAGATTTAAAAAACCGCTTGTCTCAGGAAACAGAAGAATTAATCTATTATATCAAACAGCGGGTGTTTCTCCGTTTTAATGAGTTCTTCAAAGAAGCATTCAATCCTAGTGTGTTACGCGATGATGGCCGTGATCTGAAAAAAGCATTGCAGAGTGCACTTGACGAGTTACTCGACCAGATTGGATTTGAATTTGCCCAGGAAATGAGAGCAGCGACAGTAAGATTGGATCGCTTTGCTGAAAAAATAACAGTAGAGTATCAAGCGATACTTGTCGAAATGATTCGTGAGATTAATCAGGATTTATCTTTTTCGCTCTTTGAATTTAGTGATAAAGCACAAATTGAATTTGAAGCGGCTTTCAAAGATATTCAGTATGGGTTGTTTTCGAAAGCAATGGCTTATTTTAAAAATCCCAAAGCATTTTTTGAAAAACGCGAAAACAAATTAATGAGTGATGAGATTTATAGCGTGCTTGACAAAGCAGCAGATGAGTATTTACAGAATGAGCAAAACCGGGTCCAGGCTCTATATGGAAATCTCATGGAGAGTGAATTTGAACATTTAATCTTGCAGATGGCAGAACAGGCTGATGACTTTTATTTAAGTTTGCTCTCAGCCTTAGACGGCGGAGTTCCAGCCGAACAGTTAATTGAGATTCATCAAAGCCTAACAGAGCTTAGATGAAAAAAGGTCACCTTAACAATCTAATCATTTTGATAAAACGTCCCGTATGTCCCATTTTGGTCAGCAATCACGAATAAAAAAGAGGTGTATTATGAAGATAGTAATTATGGTGCGTGAGGAAACAATGATGCGCTGTACTGGTAGCGGTTGTATGAATGCGTTTTTTAAGAAGATTGATTCTTTTGCCCGCTATGCAGATCAAGAAGATGTGGAATTGGTTTCCTTTACGCATAACGGCGGGGATATTGAGAAAAAGATCGCTGCACTGCAGAAAAAGGGAGTAGACGTTATACATTTATCATCTTGCATAAGAGGGAAAGACTCAAATTATGAGCAATTGGCCCGGCGGTTGTCAGAGAACTTTTCGGTTGTCGGCTATACGCATGGCGAGGAGATTGGAAAGACAGGGCAAGCAATTATCCTTGAAAAGTCAATAAACGGCTGAAATCTTATAGCTCAGGAAGATAAAAAGGTGTTTGGTGATGAATGTCACAGTTTTATTATTAAACATTAGTTAAAATGTAAACATAACAAACAAGGAGGAAGGTGTGCGAGGTATGTTTACTAAAAATGATAAAATTGGGACCATCGTTGTACAATTCCCCAAAGCAGCTGAGATATTTAAAAAGTACAATATTGATTTTTGCTGCGGCGGTGACAGGCCGCTAGAGCAGGCTTTCACGGAAGCAAAATTAAATGAGAAAGAGATTCTGGACCAATTAAATGCGTACTATGCTGAGTATAAACAAACACTTGATGAGGCTGATAAGGATTGGTCACAGCAATCCCTAACAAGCCTTGTAGAGCATATTGTGGAAACGCATCATAAATATCTCGATGAGAACTTGCCTTCAATTAGCGAATTAGCCTTGAAAATTTTACGGGTACATGGGAACAAGCATCCGGAACTTTATCGAGTTCATAAGCTGGCTAATATGCTTCGGACTGAGCTTGAACAGCACCTCATAGTTGAAGAAGTTGAGTTCTACCCGGTAATAAAGCAATTTGAAAGAACTTCTAGGATTCAAGATTTGACTAAAATTAAAAATATCCTAGAAAATTTAGAAGATGAGCATGAGGCCGCTGGCGGGATATTAAAGGAATTAAGAAACATTACAGGGAATTTTGTTCCACCCAGCGATGTGTGTGCATCTTATCAATTAACTTTTAAAAAGCTAGAGGAACTCGAATCAGATTTATTTCAGCATATCCATTTGGAAAACAATATTTTACATCCAAGATTAAGAACGAGTTTAAAAGCGTTGTAATATGAAAAACTGGTGTTAATTAGGCTGCTATAACTGGCCGACTGCAATCCCGGCGCAAGCATAATGCTTGCGCCGATTTTTGTTAAGACTAGCGATAAATCTATATAGTTAATGCGACAGGCTCTCTTTAGGCAAAGGAAGAATAGTATACAATTTACCACAATCCTATTAATTAATGGCGTTAGCCCTAGTTTTAGCATAATGTTATTAACAGCGGGATTCTAAAAATGGTTATCTTCTAGATTTACTCTTAAGTAGCTTCTTTTCTAAGGAGAAGAGCTCCTCAGCTTTTTCATTCATAAAGTGATGTGCGTCGCTAATGGCTTGATTATAAATGAATATACCGGCTTCGTTTATTATAAAATCCAGAAAGACGGAAGCTTTAAAGTCACTGATTTCCTCATCTCTTTCTTTAAGAAAGAATTCTTTAATACTTCTTATTAAATCCTCCTTATTTTCCGGGCTTAGTTTAATCGTTTCCATTTAGGCACCTCGATTTATTGGATTTGATGATATTTTAACACAGTAATGATTTTTTTATCGGGTAAAAGAAGGGATGCTTATCATTTGGTTGGTCATGTTCAATTAATAATGTGGCCGAATGAAATCTGCAGGACAATGGTTCCAAGGAATTTTTGAATCATTCTATTTCTAGGAAGTTCATGAAACAATGTCCCTGTCCCCGTGTTTTCCTCATCCATATCGATGCCGTTTCCAAAATGGCATTCAAGAGGTCAGCGGTTCGATCCCGCTTATCTTCACCAGAGAAATAATGGCTTGCGAGGTTTTTACTTCGCAGGCTTTTTTGTTTGGTAAGACAAGACTAGCAGCGTATTACCTGGAAAATAAAAGGTAGATGCAGCGTGTTGGCGAATAAAACTATTTTATTGAAGATAAAATAGTTTTTGCTGTGGATGCAACATGATACTTTGTATTCTTTATATATAATAGTTATCGCGAAAGGATCTGAAAAGATGTTAACTGGAGAAGTACGCAATAAGGTTGACAAGATATGGACAGATATATGGGCGGGAGGTATCACCAATCCGCTGACAGTAATTGAACAGCTTACTTATTTGATGTTTATCCGCTCGCTAGATGAGAAAGAGCTTGAAACGGAAACCTTTGAAGCAGTCAGCGGCGAAAAACTGCCAAAAATATTTCCGCAGGATGCAGAAGGGCAAGAGATGCGCTGGAGTAAGTTCAAAAATAAAGATTCCAGGTAAATTTTTGAGATTGTCGGGTCAAAAGTATTTCCGTTTATTAAGGCGATGAACGGCGAGAATAAATCTGCTTTTTCCCGCTACATGCAAGATGCTATATTTTTAATTCCAACTCCACAGGTATTGCAGAAGATTGTTACTGGCCTTGAAGATTTATATGAGCATGACATTAAAGACCTTGATATGCAGGGCGATTTATATGAGTATATGCTGGGCAAGTTGGCGACAGCAGGACAAAACGGACAGTTTAGAACACCTAAGCATATCCGCGACATGATGGTGAAGTTGGTAAAACCCGTACCAGATGACACGATTGCTGATCCGGCTTGTGGTACGGCTGGTTTTCTGGTATCAGCGGCAGAATACATTAGGTCAAAGTACGAAGCCGACATGACAGCCGAACAATGGGAACATTTCGCAGGCGATATGTTTTCGGGCTATGATACTGATCGAACCATGCTGCGCATTTCGGCTATGAACCTGATGCTTCACTCTATTACCAAGCCTCATATCGACTATGTGGACAGCGTTTCTAAAAATAATGCGATTGATTCGAAGTTTGACGTTATATTAGCTAATCCGCCTTTCACTGGCACTGTGGATGCGGAGAGTATTCATGATAATTTAAAGGCTGTATGCAACACCAAAAAGACAGAGCTGTTGTTTGTAACTCTCTTTTTAAGAATGCTCAAAAAAGGCGGACGGTGTGCATGCATAGTACCGGATGGTGTACTATTTGGCACTACGAAGGCCCATAAAGCGCTGCGCAAGGAATTGGTAGAAAACCATCATCTGCGGGCGGTTATCTCTATGCCGTCAGGAGTGTTTAAGCCTTATGCTGGTGTTTCAACAGCAATATTGGTATTTACCAAAACAGGCGCAGGTGGTACTGACAAAGTATGGTTTTATGATATGAAGTCAGACGGATTCTCGCTTGATGACAAGCGTACAGATTTGGGAAATGAGGGCGATATTCCCGATATTATTGCTCGTTTCGGTAACCTTGCTGGGGAGGCAGATCGCAAGCCGACAGAGCAAAGCTTCCTAGTGGATAAAGCCGATATTAAGAAGAATGACTTTGATCTTTCTATCAATAGATATAAGCAAATTGAATATGAGAAGATTGAATATGATGCGCCCCATGTGATTATGACTCGGCTGGATGAACTTAGTATTGATATAGCCTCCAAGATGGAAGAACTGAGGGGGCTTATTGGTGAGTAAGTGGGAAAAGGCTAGGTTAGGAGATGTCTGCAAGATAAATATGGGTCAATCTCCAGATTCGTCGACATATAATCAAGCAATGGATGGAATTCCTTTTTACCAAGGAAACGCTGATTTTGGGCAACGGTATCCTAATGCCCGTTATTACTGTAAGCAGCCCACAAAGTTGGCCAATAAAAATGATGTATTAATATCAGTTAGAGCACCAATAGGAGCAGTGAATATTGCAACTGAGAAATGTTGCATTGGCCGAGGCTTAGCAGCAATTGCAGAAGTGGACGGAATTACGAATTTTATGTATATTTATTTTTTTCTGAAGGCAAGAGTCGATGAATTAAATCTTAAAGGAACAGGTAGTACATTTAAAGCGATTAACAAGAATATTTTACACGATTTGATAATCCCCCTCCCGCCCCTTGAAGTACAAAAGAAAATTGCCCAAACCCTTGACACTGCATCGGAACTGATAGCACTTCGTAAAAAGCAGTTGGCAGAACTGGATAATCTGATTAAGTCAGTTTTTTACGATATGTTTGGTGACCCTGTGACGAATGAGAAGGGGAGGTGGGACGTGAAAAAGTTAGGATCCATTAGTACTTTAAAATCTGGAAAATTTGTTTCATCTTCTGAAATACATGAATTAAGCTCCAAGCATTCATATCCATGTTTTGGTGGTAATGGTATTAGGGGTTATGTGGAGAAATACTCACATGAAGGAGAGTACTGCTTAATTGGGCGACAAGGAGCATTGTGTGGCAATGTACAACTTGCTCAAGGTAAGTTCTATGCAACTGAACACGCAGTTGTTGTAAGCCCAGTAATTACAATTAATACGAAATATTTACTTTACATATTAAAAAAATTAAATCTAAATAATTTGGCTTCAGGTGCTGCGCAACCTGGTTTAACAGTAGGAAAGCTCAATGATGTAGAAATTCCAATTCCACCGCTTCAATTCCAAAATCGTTTTGATAGTATTATACAAAAAATCGAAGAACAAAAAGCCCTAGTCCAAAAAGCAATAGACGAAAGCCAATATTTATTTGACAGTTTAATGAACGAGTATTTCGAATAATATTTGAGGTGATCGATCATGTCTGCAAATTTTAAGTTTTTACAGGGTCAAGCCCAATATCAGCTGTTTGCGCCTGCGGCTATGGAAGCCGAGCAGGTACTTGCGACTTCGCCTGCCATGGCGGCAGTTGGAGCCAGAAAAGCGTTAGAGCTTGCGGTGAAGTGGGTATATTCTGCCGATAATACCATTTCTATGCCCTATAAAAACAATTTGCAGGCCCTAATTCATGAGCCTAGTTTCCGGTTTGCTTTAGATCATAAAACCTGGGGTAAACTGCCGTATATAATCAAATTGGGCAATTTAGCGGTACACACCGAGAAGGCAGTAAGTTACAACGATGCCGTATTATCACTACGCGGACTGTTTGAATTCATACAATGGATAGACTACTGTTATGGGGCAGACTACCAAGAACGTCAATTTGATGAAACAGCAATACCTCAGGGAAAAACTGTTATTGATAATAGTATCATTAAGCAGAAGGATTCTGAAATCGAAAAACTACTAGCGCAAATTGCTGCGATGAGCGAAGCGCTGACCGCGCAGAAGGAACAGCATAAGGAAGAACGGGCGTTTACCCCTGAGGATATTTCCGAGTTCCAAACTCGCAAGCGTTATATTGATGTAGAATTAAAGCTGCTTAGCTGGGTATTTGGTGATGATGTTAAAGAAGAAGTAGAAGTAACAGGTATGCCTAACCATGAAGGAAAGGGCTATGCTGACTATGTACTATACGGTAAAGACGGCTTGCCGCTAGCAGTGATCGAAGCTAAACGCACTTCAAAAGATCCTAAAATTGGTACCCACCAAGCTAAGCTGTATGCTGATTGTTTGGAGCGTATGACCGGCAGACGTCCGATAATGTTTATGACCAACGGGTTTGAATTTTATATATGGGATGACTGTTCCGCACCTCGAAGAAAGATCAGCGGTATCTTTTCTAAGGCAGATCTGGAAAAGTTAATGAACCGCCGTTCTCAGCGTAAGAATTTAGCTGAAGTTAAAATTCAGGACAGCATTACTGACCGTTACTATCAAAAAGAAGCCATTCGTGCTGTGTGCGAAAATATCGAATCAGGTCATCGCAAATCACTGTTGGTTATGGCAACAGGTACGGGTAAAACTAGAACTTCATCAAGCCTTACCGATGTATTGTCACGGGGTGGGTATATTACTAATACTCTGTTTTTGGCTGACCGGACGGCGCTAGTCAAACAGGCGAAGGATGATTTTAAAACTTATCTGCCTGATATGTCTCTTTGTAATTTACTAAACGGCAAAGAAGATAAAAATGCCAGAATCGTTTTTTCTACCTATCCGACTATGCTAAATTCGATTGACACGGCGAAAAATGAAGAGGGAAAGAAACTTTTTACGCCAGCTCATTTTGATTTGATCATTATAGATGAAGCGCATCGTAGCATCTTTAAAAAATATCGGGCTATTTTTGAGTACTTTGACGGATATTTAGTAGGCCTAACGGCAACGCCCAAAACCGAAGTTGACCGCAACACATATGATTTCTTTGAAATGGAAAACGGTGTGCCAACATATGCCTATGACTATGACACGGCAGTCTACACCGATAAGGTGCTTGTACCGTATCACAATATCGAAGTGCGTACGAAATTTCTCGAACAAGGTATTACTTATGATGAACTTTCACCAGAAGATAAGGCAAGGTATGAAGAGGATTTCACTGACGAAGATGGCGAAATGCCGGACTTTATACCTTCACCAGCTATAAACGAATTTATTTTCAATCAGCAGACAGTTGATTATGTGCTAGAGCACTTGATGAATAAAGGACTAAAGGTAGCAGGCGGTGATAAGCTGGGAAAAACAATCATCTTTGCAGCTAATCATAAACATGCTATGTATATAGAGGATCGATTTAATAAACTGTACCCCCAGTACAAAGGACAATTTGCTCAGATTATTGATAACAGAACACCTTATGCCCATGATCGAATTGCCGATTTCAAAGTTGCTGACAGATATCCGCAGATAGCAATTTCGGTAGATATGCTAGACACTGGGATTGATGTACCGGAAATCGTTAATCTAGTATTCTTTAAAAAAGTGCGGTCAAAGACAAAATTCTGGCAGATGATTGGGCGCGGTACTAGACTGTGCAAAAATCTGTTTGGTCCTGCTCAGGATAAAGAGTGTTTTTATATCTTCGATTATTTAGGTAACTTTGAGTTTTTCCGCCAGAACCCTCAGGGTATAGAATCTCGGGACGCAGAAAGTGTTACTGAGGCAATCTTCAGCAAAAAAATAAGGCTCATCGTTCATCTGCAGCATGCTGCTTTTGTCGATGATGCCTACCAGAATTGGCGCAGTCAGTTAATCGAAAACGTTGTTTCACAAATAAAGGCGCTGAATATTGAACTTGTATCGGTCAAACTTCAACTACAGCATGTAGAAAAATATAAAGATAAAAATGTTTTTATCTGTTTGGACGATAATGATAAACATAACTTAATAAAATATCTTGCACCGCTTGTTTTTATGGAAGAACAAGACGAATATGCAAAAGGCTTTGATAATCTGATGTATGGATTAATGCTTGCCCAGATTGAGGCTTTGCCCCAGTTTAACAAAAGTAAACGACAATTAACCCATATGGGGGTAAAACTTGCTAAAAAAATTAGTATTCCACAAGTAAAAGAGAAAATAGAAATAATCAATATGATTCAAAGTGATGAATTCTGGCATAATCCCGATATTTTATCATTTGAATCCGTGCGGATTGCCCTTAGGGACTTAATTAAGTTTATTGTTGATACGGGCGGAAAAAATGTAATCTATACTAACTTATCTGACGGCATTATTGCCGTCAGAGAAGGCGATCCATTAAATCCTCCCTATGACTTTGAGGATTACAAGCATAAAGTCAATCGCTATATTGAAATGAACAAAGATAACCTGGCTATCTTTAAGCTGCGGAATAATCTTCCGTTAACTTCAGAAGATTATAAAAGCTTAGAGCATGTATTGACGGGCGAACTTGGTACAAGAGAAGATTATCAGCGGGTATTTGGCGATACACCGTTTGGTTTATTGGTGCGTAAAATCGGCAAGCTTGAACACGAAGCCGCTATGAAGGTGTTTTCAGAATTCATCAATGATCAGTCTCTGAATCAAAAACAAATTGTATTTGTAAAAAAGATTGTAGACTATATAGTACAAAACGGCTATTTTGAAAATATGGCCGAGCTTATGAAGCCGCCATTTGATAAGCCTGATAGTTTTATAAAGTTGTTTGACAAAACAAAACAGCAGCGGATTATGGAGTTAGTGACAGAAGTTAAAGAAAATGCCGTGAGGGTTGTTTAATAGACAGATATTATTTATTGCTTTGATAATTCAAATTATTAGTAAAAATGAAAACGTCTTCCAGATTTTTTTACAAAAATAGGAGATGGCTATTTGTCCAGTTATGGGCAAATAGCCATCTCTTTTCGTTTAAAGATTATTGCTCCCAAAGGGAGATGGAGTAATAAGCCTTGGGATGAAATTAATGAGAAGGTGCTAGTAATCATCAGATTATTGAACTATTAACTATTTTACTTTTAATCTCTTGCCCATAGGCATATACCCAAACGCCAAGTGTTAGTATTGGCAACATGCAACAAGGTTTGGTATGGCAGGGCCATTCTTTGCAAGACGAAAGATTGCAATATGACCCCAAAAAATATGAATAGAAAAAACTATATGTTTTTACGAAGAGTCAAGGTGTTATTGCCTATGACAAATTTTCTTTAGGAGATTGTCCTACGACAACATAAGAAACCTCACGTTGCATGCCATAATATTTTAGCAGTAGCGCAACGATAAAATTGAAGACAAAACAGCCGGCAAAGAAATACAAGGTAAGCGTATAGCCGCTGGTTGATTCCCGCAGCCATGATACGAGAAATGGTCCTGCAACACCGGCCAGTCCCCAGGCAGTCAGAATCCTGCCATGAATAGCACTCAGTTTCCTGGTGCCAAAAATATCGCTAAGATATGCCGGCATACAAGAAAAGCCGCCTCCATAGCAAGTAATGATTAGCAGCACCAGTGTTTCGAAAAAAATGGCTTCTGTTGTTGCAGCCAGTTTCCAAAACGCAAGAGCTTCCAACAAAAAGAAAAGTGCATATGTGTAACCGCGACCAATATAATCTGAAAACGTTGACCAAAAGATACGTCCGGCACCGTTAAACAGGCCGATGATGCCAACCAGAGAAGCCGCTGCCATCGGGCTCATGCCGATTACTTCCTGTGCCATTGGCGAGGCCACAGCCAAAAGACCAATGCCACAAGTTATATTTACGAAAAAAATAAACCACAAAGCACTGAATTGCCATGTTTTCAATGCCTCATTCTCGGTATAACCGTGCTGTATATCAGGACTTTGCTGCTTTGCATTATTATATTCTTCAGTTGGAGGTTTTAAATAAAGCGCGGATAATCCCATAACAATTATATATACGGTTCCGAGAATTAGAAAGTTTTCTACCAATCCATAGGATGCTGTTAAACGTTGCATCAAAGGTCCTGCAATCAGGCTGGCAAAACCGAAGCCCATAATGGCAAGTCCTGTTGCAAACCCCCGGTGCCTTGGAAAATATTTAACCAGTGTTGAAACTGGTGTAATATACCCGATTCCCAAACCGATTCCGCCAATTACACCATAAAACAAATATAATAGTAGCAAACTATGCAAATGCAGAGCCAGTGCTGTGCCAAACATCCCAGCTCCCCAAAATAAAGCTGCAAATAACCCGCTCTTTTTGGGACCGTATTTTTCTACACAACTTCCCAATAAACCTGCTGATAAGCCTAAAAATAAAATAGCCAGTGAAAATGTCCAAGTAGTTTCTTTCAAAGAAAAGCCCATGGTTTCCATAATCGGACGAACCAGTACACTCCAAGCATAAACACTACCGATACTGATATGAATTCCCACAGCAGCAAGAGCAATAAGCCAGCGATTTCTCATAAAAATCATCCCTTCTAAAAATAAAACTAAGAGATTTGCCAAAACGCAAAAAACCATCTGGGCATCATCTCTTTGCCCAGACGGTCGGCTTATTTGAACTCTGCAGTACACGTGGTCATTTCCACTTAATCCGTCAGTCCTGCACAGTCTATGAACTTTTAATATAGCTATTATAACAATCGATCAGAATGGTGTCAATGCTGTTATTTACATGTATGTGTTTTGGAGATGGAGCGGTCATTTTCGGCCTATATTGTAGCTCAATACAAGCCCCATAAAAGCAAGTGCAATGAGTCTGACATTGATAATGACTTGAATCGGCAGTTTCGAAAGGAAACGCCACTAGAAGCTGTCGTAAGGTTAATGTACTTAAGGTGCTTCATTTTTTCGTGAGTGTTTTGTGCTAAAGTGGCTCACTTATATATTAGCGTGTATACTTGACTTACCACAATATGTAAATTATAATAAAAGAAACTAACGAATAACGATTATCCGTTATCGATTATATAACGTATGTAAACCCATCACCAAGCAAATCCTAAACAGTAGCAAAAAAACGAGGTGATACTAATGTCTACCAAGCACGTTAACCACCTAGCCAACGAAAAGAGTCCATACCTACTTCAACACGCCCACAACCCAATAGACTGGTATCCCTGGGGCGAAGAAGCTTTTGCCAAAGCCAAGGCTGAAGACAAGCCGATATTTTTAAGTATCGGCTATAGTACTTGCCACTGGTGCCATGTAATGGAGAGGGAGTCCTTTGAGGATGAAGCGGTAGCAGAGATTCTAAATCGACATTTTGTGTCGATAAAGGTTGATCGCGAGGAACGGCCGGATGTTGATCATATTTATATGGAGGTGTGCCAAGCGCTGACGAGATCGGGCGGTTGGCCGTTAACTATTATTATGACGCCGGATAAAAAACCCTTTTTTGCGGGAACTTATTTTCCGAAAACCAGTAAGTACGGGCGTCCGGGGCTCATCGATTTACTTAAAGCTATAAGCCAGCGATGGCAGGAAAAGCGAGAA
This portion of the Veillonellaceae bacterium genome encodes:
- a CDS encoding Dynamin family protein, encoding MSQTANRQAAIRSLKGKLVAAYEYLVEHNDKGNAEKVKQLAGKLVNEEFAIAFCGHFSAGKSTIINRLIGENLLPSSPIPTSANLVKVKAGEEYAKVFFKNEKPRLYLAPYDYKMVKNYCKDGDQIQAIEISHSNSQLPSHTVIMDTPGIDSADDAHRIATESAIHLADLIFYVMDYNHVQSELNFMFTKELTEAGKEVYLVINQVDKHSNQELSFAEFKTSVVQSFLSWGVKPADIFYTSLKQDDHEYNQFPVLQAFLAERLKEKDNLLLQSIFHSLQKIIKDHVDLTNKKNEQELQPFKDILNELSAKDQEELADNYSRLMEEKNSLGERLEKAESEFDSEVNKIMTNAYLMPFQTRALAEAYLESCQSGFKVGWLFTKQKTLAERETRLNLFYQGILEKTKSQLEWHLRDFLLRFLKEKRIENKELLAKIQSFTVGFSSDLLAAAVKPGARVSDDSVINYTDGVANEIKRLAKSGLAELEIEILNALQDQNTALQVKLNQRSESLRRYINALEQVKKYESAKSLEQTKLERLLSEAKGLADDCVHLFHPEEEDFEVVYGETGRVEHVQKKPNLPVIKPILKEKRALPAEASDRMKHTAKKLKKTAQLVHHLPGFAKLAAELEEKAARLEHKGFTVALFGAFSAGKSSFANALIGEKVLPVSPNPTTAAINKIKPINESYQHGTVLVKLKEEGAMLEDVNRALKMFDVHAESLADAKSIIEEINVHLDQQGAAEKTNYAFLQAFTYGYAALCEQLGTILQTTITEFGDYVAMEEKSCFVEWIDLYYDCPLTRKGITLVDTPGADSINARHTGVAFDFIKNSDAILFVTYYNHAFSKADREFLIQLGRVKDAFQLDKMFFIINAIDLADNEEEKEIVVEYVHEQLIKYGVRNPHLYPLSSLKALKEKQEKITLPVSGMPAFEEDFYHFITNDLANLAVAASENELSRVCRLVTKLIESTKEDAAVKQQKRVNIEAEKTGIHAYLEQQTAQDLKNRLSQETEELIYYIKQRVFLRFNEFFKEAFNPSVLRDDGRDLKKALQSALDELLDQIGFEFAQEMRAATVRLDRFAEKITVEYQAILVEMIREINQDLSFSLFEFSDKAQIEFEAAFKDIQYGLFSKAMAYFKNPKAFFEKRENKLMSDEIYSVLDKAADEYLQNEQNRVQALYGNLMESEFEHLILQMAEQADDFYLSLLSALDGGVPAEQLIEIHQSLTELR
- a CDS encoding CGGC domain-containing protein — translated: MKIVIMVREETMMRCTGSGCMNAFFKKIDSFARYADQEDVELVSFTHNGGDIEKKIAALQKKGVDVIHLSSCIRGKDSNYEQLARRLSENFSVVGYTHGEEIGKTGQAIILEKSING
- the ric gene encoding iron-sulfur cluster repair di-iron protein, giving the protein MFTKNDKIGTIVVQFPKAAEIFKKYNIDFCCGGDRPLEQAFTEAKLNEKEILDQLNAYYAEYKQTLDEADKDWSQQSLTSLVEHIVETHHKYLDENLPSISELALKILRVHGNKHPELYRVHKLANMLRTELEQHLIVEEVEFYPVIKQFERTSRIQDLTKIKNILENLEDEHEAAGGILKELRNITGNFVPPSDVCASYQLTFKKLEELESDLFQHIHLENNILHPRLRTSLKAL
- a CDS encoding DUF2164 domain-containing protein, yielding METIKLSPENKEDLIRSIKEFFLKERDEEISDFKASVFLDFIINEAGIFIYNQAISDAHHFMNEKAEELFSLEKKLLKSKSRR